A region of the Acinetobacter defluvii genome:
TATGGAGAATGATATGCAACCAGTTGTCATCATAGGTTCAGGCATGGCGGGTTATACCCTAGCAAGAGAATTTCGTAAATTAAACACAGAACAAGAACTTGTGATGATTTGCGCAGATGATGCGGTGAATTATGCAAAACCTACGCTTTCTAACGCTTTAGCAGGCAATAAAGTCCCTGACCAAATTGGCTTAGGTGATGCAGTAAAAATGGCAACCCAGCTCAATATGCGTATTGAAACTGAAACTTGGGTCAAATCAATTGATGCAGAAAAACATCAACTAACGCTTGAAAAAGATGGTCAAGTATCAACACAAGATTATTCAAAATTGATTTTAGCTGTGGGTGCAAATCCGATTCGCCTTGCGATCGCTGGTGACGGTAGCGATGATATTCATGTAGTGAACTCCCTGATGGACTATCGTGCCTTCCGTGATTCACTCGATAATTGCTCAACAGGCGAATGCGATGATAAACGTGTTGTTATTTTAGGTGCAGGCTTAATTGGTTGTGAGTTTGCCAATGATTTACAAAATACAGGACATCAAGTCACAGTAATTGATTTAGCGCCTCAACCTTTGGGTCGCCTATTACCGAATCATGTTGCACAAGCATTTAAACAAAATCTTGAAGAATCAGGCATTAAATTTGCCCTTGGTACCACTGTAGAAAAAGTGTCTAAAACTGAACGTGGTTATGTGATTTCTTTAGCAAATGGTCAATCCTTGGTTGCCGATGTTGTACTTTCTGCAATTGGTTTACAGCCAAATATTAACCTTGCTAAAACTGCAAATATTGCAACCAGTCGTGGTGTGATTACCAATACCTTATTAGAAACCAACCAAGCCGATATTTATGCAATTGGGGACTGTGCAGAAGTTAATGGCACTTTACTGCCATATGTTATGCCCTTGATGCAACAAGCACGTGCCTTAGCCAAAACCTTAAGTGGTCAAAGCACCAATGTCCACTACCCAGCAATGCCTGTAGCAGTAAAAACACCTGCTGCGCCACTAACCGTCTTGCCTGCACCAATTGGCGTGGATGTCACTTGGGACAATGAAGAGTTTGACGATGGCATGTTATCAAAAGCAACCGATGCTGAAGGTACACTTCGTGGTTTTGTACTTTTAGGTGCAACTGCAGGTAAACAACGCTTAGCACTCACTAAACTTGTGCCAGACCTTATTCCAGTCTCTGCTTAACGCTCTAGGTTAAGGATGCTCTAAAAACAGAACATCCTTTTTAGGAAAATAAAAAATGAATAGCGCACTCCAATTTCAAAGCTCTCCATACACCGCTTTTATGCAAGAAACCAAAGTCGATTTAGGCAATGGTATTCAACTGCATGTCGAATCTGGAGGTGATCCTAAAAACCCAACGATCCTGTTAGTGATGGGCTTGGGTGCGCAAATGTTATTTTGGCCTGATTTTTTTTGTAAGTCATTGATTGATCAAGGCTATCATGTCATTCGTTTTGACAATCGAGATATCGGTCTATCTTCCAAAATTCGTCATAAAGGTCCACGATTAAATTCATATAAATTAATGGGAAGATTTGCATTAGGTTTGCCTAATGATGGCGCACCTTATAACTTATATGATATGGCAGATGATGTAGCACTTTTAATTGATCATTTGGGCTTAGGTAAAGTCAATATTTTAGGTGCATCTATGGGCGGTATGATTTCCCAAATTTTAGCTGCCAAATATCCTGAAAAAATTGAAAAAGTGGGTTTGTTATTTACCAGTAATAATCAACCCTTACTTCCCCCACCATTTCCAAAGCAACTCTTTAGTTTGATAGGTAAACCTGAATCACATGATGAAGATGGCATTATTAACCATTCACTAAAAGTTTTTAAAACCATCGGCTCACCGGGTTATATTAATCAAATGGAAGCGATGCAGATCGCACGTAAATTATATCAACGTAGTTACCATCCAGCGGGTGTACTTCAACAGTTTTTAGCAATATTATGTACAGGCTCATTACTGCAATTAGATAAGCAAATTCAACAGCCAACTTTGGTAGTACATGGCTCACGCGATCGTTTACTGCCCCCTAGTCACGGCAAAGCTGTGGCAAAGGCAATCAAAGGCGCTAAATTTGAATTAATTCAAGGAATGGGGCATGATATACCTCCGCACTTTATTCCTCAGCTTAGCGGTTTATTTGCGCATCATTTTAAATCATAAAATTAGGACACTATGGCTGCATTACCATCCCTAAGACAGCTGTCATATCTCGTAACACTGTCTGAGACGTTGCACTTTACTGAAGCAGCGCGCCGTTCGTTTGTCACTCAATCTACCCTTTCGGGTGGGATTATGGAGTTAGAACGTTTATTGGGTGGCGTACTCGTTGAACGTGATCGCCAAAATGTACGTTTAACCCCGTTAGGCGAGCAAGTCGTTGCCCGAGCCCGTGTTCTACTCGCTGATGCTCAAGACTTGATGCGTTTAAGTCGTGAAATGAGTGAGCCTTTAACTGGTGATTTACATCTCGGGATTATTCCAACGATTGCACCGTTTATTTTGTCGCAACTTTTGAATGAAGTTCATAAGCAACTTCCCAAAATTCAATTACATTTGCATGAAGCACAAAGTGAAAAAATCGTAGAAAAACTTGAGCATGGTAATTTAGACATGGTTATGTTGGCGCTACCATTTGACACACGCGGTTTAAAAGTGGCAGAGATCGCAAAAGAGAATTTATTTTTGGTGTGCAATAAAGCTGACCAAAATACAGCCAATGCTCGTACTTTAGATGATTTAGACTTATCTCATCTCATGTTACTTGAAGAAGGTCATTGCCTACGAGATCATACCTTGAGTGCTTGTCCAATTGGTGAGCGTAAAAATGATCATCGCTTAAAAGCAAGCTCTTTGCCGACATTGGTTGAAATGGTAAATTCTAATTTAGGCTTTACTCTTCTACCTGAAATCGCTGTTCATACGCATATGCTCAAAAGCAATCAACAACTGATTGTTAAGTCGATTGAAAATGCACCTTCTCGTACTTTGGCATTAGTGACACGTAAAAGTACACCACTGCAAAGTGAGTTTGATGTCTTAGTACAAATTTTACAAAAGATTATTGCTGTAGAATTACACTAATCTTGAAATTATTTTTAAGATTTAATACATCATTCACAAAAAATGGAGTCATTTGACTCCATTTTTTTAAAGCTTAATTCTGTTTAAATGCCTCGATCAATGCTCTTTGAGAATTATGCAACTCCTCACCTTCTTTTGGCTCAGCACGAACCCAATGGCCATCCCCTTGTAACAACCAAGCTTGTTGATTATCTTCTAAATAATTCAATAAACCTTGTTGGTAAATACGTTTCTTCAATGCTGGATCTTCGATAGGGAAACAAACTTCCACACGATTAAATAAATTACGATCCATCCAGTCCGCACTTGAACAATAAATTCGTGCGTTACCATTATTACTAAAATAGTAAACACGGGTATGCTCTAAGAAACGTCCCACAATCGAACGTACACGGATATTTTCCGAAAGGTTTGGTAAGCCTGGACGCAAGCAGCAAATTGAACGGATAATCAAATCAATTTGTACACCAGCTTGCGATGCTTCATAGAGCTTATTAATTAACTGAACTTCAGTTAAGGCATTGACTTTCACAATAATTTGCGCAGCTTTACCCACTTTCGCATTGGCAATTTCATCATCAATAAAAGCCAAAAGTTGCGCATGCAGTGTAAATGGTGCATGAAGAAGCTTTTTCAGCTTCGCCATTTTGCCCATACCTGTCAGTTCTTGGAAAATGCGATGTACATCCTCACACAACTCTTTGTCTGTGGTCATCAAACCATAGTCGGTATAGATTCGGGCATTGGTCGCATGATAGTTACCTGTACCCAAATGCACATAACGCACCAATTTGTTGTTTTCTCGACGCACCACCAAAATCATTTTGGCATGGGTTTTATAACCAACAATGCCATACACTACGACTGCGCCCGCTTCTTGTAAGACATTTGCTACTGCGATATTCGATTCTTCATCAAAACGAGCACGTAACTCGATCACAGCAGTCACTTCTTTGCCATTTCGAGCAGCTTCGGCAAGCACTTGCACAATTTCTGAATCTGCCCCACTACGATATAAAGTTTGCTTAATCGCCAATACTTGTGGATCACGTGCCGCTTCACGTAATAAGTTGATGACTGGTGCAAAAGACTCAAATGGATGATGCAGTAAAATGTCTTGTTTTTGCATTGCTGCAAAAATATTTTCAGTCTTTTTTAATACTTTTGGAATTGCAGGAATATGTGCATCATAACGCATATGTGGTCGTTTAAAGTTTGAGACCAAACGTGCCAAATTCACAGGTCCATCGACCTTATAAAGCTGTTCTTCTTCTAAATCAAACTCATCCAACAAATATTCATAGATATGCTGAGGACAGTTTTCCGTCACTTCTAAACGAACTGCACGACCAAAACGACGTGAGCTGAGTTCACCCTTCAGTGCTTTAGCAAGATCCTCCACATCTTCATTCAACGCCAAATCAGCATTTCGAGTAACACGGAATTGATAACAACCGGTTGCAGTCATCCCAGGGAACAAGTCAGATACATGCTCATGAATAATCGCAGACAACATTACAAAGTGCTCTTTGCCACCTGTGAGTTCATCAGGTAAACGCACCACACGCGGCAATGAACGTGGTGCAGGTACAACCGCAAGGTCAATCTGACGACCAAATGCATCTTTACCTTCCAAAGTCACAATAAAATTTAAGCTTTTATTGACTAAGCGTGGAAATGGATGCGCTGGATCAAGACTGATCGGTGTTAATACAGGAGCAACTTGTTCTTGAAAGTATTTTTTAACCCATGCAGATTGTGCAGGTGTCAACTCGCCACGACGTAAAAAACAAATGTCTTCTTCACGCAATTTTGGGAAGATTTCATCATTTAAAATACGATATTGACGTTCGATCGCCGCATGTGCAGTTTTTGAAATAGACTCTAATACTTGTTTTGGTGTCAGACCATCTGGACTTCGGCTTTCATTCCCCAAAGCCAATTGTTCCATCACACCAGCAACACGGATTTCAAAAAATTCATCCATATTCCGTGAAAAGATCAATAAAAAATTCATCCGATCTAATATCGGATGTAAAGGGTCAACTGCTTGCTCTAATACACGTAAATGAAAGTCTAAAATTGACAATTCACGGTTAATATAGCGTTCATTATAGGTATATTCAGCTGGTGGATTATTTGGTGCGCTACTCATGCAACTCGCCTGCATTTAAAGATCTTTCTATTAGTATGCTTCAATTTTGTGACAATTTCATAAAAAAGTGCAATTAGCTGCACTTTTAAAAGATAAATTTATTTGTATTGCAATGTCTTAACAACTAATTCGGTATGCGGGTTGAACGCATATATTTTAAGATCAATCCTTTTCGATAATTCAATTTACGATCATCTGGATGCTCTTGATAATATTTAGGATTTGTCAAAATAGCCGCCAAAAATGCCGCTTGTTCACGGGTCAAACTTTTGGCAGTTTTTCCATAATAATGCCGTGTTGCAGCTTCCACCCCATAAATGTGATCGCCAAACTCGACCGAGTTCATATACACTTCTAAAATGCGCTGTTTTGACCACATGCGTTCCATCATGATGGTGGCAATGGTTTCTTGACCTTTACGAATATAAGAACGACGATTATAAAAAAATAGATTTTTCGCCAACTGCTGTGAGATAGTCGAACCACCAGCAACCACTTTTTCCTTTTTCATATTACGTTCAAGCGCATTTTCGATACCATCCCAGTCAAAACC
Encoded here:
- the mtgA gene encoding monofunctional biosynthetic peptidoglycan transglycosylase codes for the protein MKAFIVRSLLIIVSILILIQLWIFSSLVYWRSNPVETTMFMRWTYLSDFKPIKHQWRDYDEISDNFKHAIVAAEDAKFLDHHGFDWDGIENALERNMKKEKVVAGGSTISQQLAKNLFFYNRRSYIRKGQETIATIMMERMWSKQRILEVYMNSVEFGDHIYGVEAATRHYYGKTAKSLTREQAAFLAAILTNPKYYQEHPDDRKLNYRKGLILKYMRSTRIPN
- a CDS encoding NAD(P)/FAD-dependent oxidoreductase: MQPVVIIGSGMAGYTLAREFRKLNTEQELVMICADDAVNYAKPTLSNALAGNKVPDQIGLGDAVKMATQLNMRIETETWVKSIDAEKHQLTLEKDGQVSTQDYSKLILAVGANPIRLAIAGDGSDDIHVVNSLMDYRAFRDSLDNCSTGECDDKRVVILGAGLIGCEFANDLQNTGHQVTVIDLAPQPLGRLLPNHVAQAFKQNLEESGIKFALGTTVEKVSKTERGYVISLANGQSLVADVVLSAIGLQPNINLAKTANIATSRGVITNTLLETNQADIYAIGDCAEVNGTLLPYVMPLMQQARALAKTLSGQSTNVHYPAMPVAVKTPAAPLTVLPAPIGVDVTWDNEEFDDGMLSKATDAEGTLRGFVLLGATAGKQRLALTKLVPDLIPVSA
- the ppk1 gene encoding polyphosphate kinase 1 — protein: MSSAPNNPPAEYTYNERYINRELSILDFHLRVLEQAVDPLHPILDRMNFLLIFSRNMDEFFEIRVAGVMEQLALGNESRSPDGLTPKQVLESISKTAHAAIERQYRILNDEIFPKLREEDICFLRRGELTPAQSAWVKKYFQEQVAPVLTPISLDPAHPFPRLVNKSLNFIVTLEGKDAFGRQIDLAVVPAPRSLPRVVRLPDELTGGKEHFVMLSAIIHEHVSDLFPGMTATGCYQFRVTRNADLALNEDVEDLAKALKGELSSRRFGRAVRLEVTENCPQHIYEYLLDEFDLEEEQLYKVDGPVNLARLVSNFKRPHMRYDAHIPAIPKVLKKTENIFAAMQKQDILLHHPFESFAPVINLLREAARDPQVLAIKQTLYRSGADSEIVQVLAEAARNGKEVTAVIELRARFDEESNIAVANVLQEAGAVVVYGIVGYKTHAKMILVVRRENNKLVRYVHLGTGNYHATNARIYTDYGLMTTDKELCEDVHRIFQELTGMGKMAKLKKLLHAPFTLHAQLLAFIDDEIANAKVGKAAQIIVKVNALTEVQLINKLYEASQAGVQIDLIIRSICCLRPGLPNLSENIRVRSIVGRFLEHTRVYYFSNNGNARIYCSSADWMDRNLFNRVEVCFPIEDPALKKRIYQQGLLNYLEDNQQAWLLQGDGHWVRAEPKEGEELHNSQRALIEAFKQN
- the oxyR gene encoding LysR family transcriptional regulator OxyR; this encodes MAALPSLRQLSYLVTLSETLHFTEAARRSFVTQSTLSGGIMELERLLGGVLVERDRQNVRLTPLGEQVVARARVLLADAQDLMRLSREMSEPLTGDLHLGIIPTIAPFILSQLLNEVHKQLPKIQLHLHEAQSEKIVEKLEHGNLDMVMLALPFDTRGLKVAEIAKENLFLVCNKADQNTANARTLDDLDLSHLMLLEEGHCLRDHTLSACPIGERKNDHRLKASSLPTLVEMVNSNLGFTLLPEIAVHTHMLKSNQQLIVKSIENAPSRTLALVTRKSTPLQSEFDVLVQILQKIIAVELH
- the estB gene encoding esterase EstB; the encoded protein is MNSALQFQSSPYTAFMQETKVDLGNGIQLHVESGGDPKNPTILLVMGLGAQMLFWPDFFCKSLIDQGYHVIRFDNRDIGLSSKIRHKGPRLNSYKLMGRFALGLPNDGAPYNLYDMADDVALLIDHLGLGKVNILGASMGGMISQILAAKYPEKIEKVGLLFTSNNQPLLPPPFPKQLFSLIGKPESHDEDGIINHSLKVFKTIGSPGYINQMEAMQIARKLYQRSYHPAGVLQQFLAILCTGSLLQLDKQIQQPTLVVHGSRDRLLPPSHGKAVAKAIKGAKFELIQGMGHDIPPHFIPQLSGLFAHHFKS